Proteins co-encoded in one Streptomyces roseochromogenus subsp. oscitans DS 12.976 genomic window:
- a CDS encoding protein phosphatase 2C domain-containing protein — protein MPGADPEGLGELVADTVLDGARYGACTLRAVSLRGDSARYRGEPRRDSLLTARFGAGEQALVLVAMATGVRGMPDAHLAAAEACRWIGRTVGRSHQRLVEDIRAARRGELKSGLQRLTDRSLGRLRASAAEQGADPEAYTASLRCLLLPADPDCRTRVFFGVGDGGLFRLRDGAWQDIEPHVTPDDPGSTFAETPEGDRFTMDLGIPTPPSPYEPAPEPPREPFRFRASLARPGDALVMCSAGLAEPLRGEAALCAYLARRWSGRTPPGLAAFLADAQVRVKGYADDRTAAAVWEA, from the coding sequence TTGCCCGGTGCCGATCCGGAGGGGCTGGGGGAACTGGTCGCGGACACTGTGCTGGACGGCGCCCGCTATGGGGCCTGCACCTTGCGGGCCGTGTCGCTGCGCGGGGACTCGGCGCGGTACCGGGGTGAACCGCGCCGGGACTCGCTGCTCACCGCCCGGTTCGGGGCGGGCGAGCAGGCGCTGGTGCTCGTCGCGATGGCGACCGGCGTGCGCGGCATGCCGGACGCGCATCTCGCGGCGGCCGAGGCGTGCCGGTGGATCGGGCGGACCGTGGGCCGCAGCCATCAGCGGCTCGTGGAGGACATCCGGGCGGCCCGGCGCGGCGAGCTGAAGTCGGGTCTGCAGCGGCTGACCGACCGCAGCCTCGGCAGACTCCGCGCGAGCGCCGCCGAACAGGGCGCCGACCCGGAGGCGTACACGGCGAGCCTGCGCTGTCTGCTGCTGCCTGCCGACCCCGACTGCCGTACGCGCGTGTTCTTCGGGGTCGGCGACGGCGGCCTGTTCCGGCTGCGGGACGGCGCGTGGCAGGACATCGAACCGCACGTCACGCCCGACGACCCCGGCAGTACGTTCGCCGAGACCCCCGAGGGCGACCGGTTCACCATGGACCTCGGCATCCCGACCCCGCCGAGCCCGTACGAGCCGGCGCCCGAGCCGCCTCGCGAGCCGTTCCGGTTCCGTGCCTCGCTGGCCCGCCCGGGGGATGCGCTGGTCATGTGCAGCGCCGGTCTGGCCGAGCCGCTGCGTGGCGAGGCCGCCCTCTGCGCCTACCTGGCCCGCCGCTGGTCCGGCCGTACCCCGCCCGGCCTCGCCGCGTTCCTCGCCGACGCCCAGGTACGGGTGAAGGGCTACGCCGACGACCGTACGGCGGCGGCCGTGTGGGAGGCGTGA